In a genomic window of Shouchella clausii:
- a CDS encoding sugar-binding transcriptional regulator has protein sequence MKWQEERQLVIVAKLYYEEALTQNEIAKRLGLYRTTVTRMLQKAREAGIVQIKIASTQRLRVDLEAKLARMFGIREAVIVPVDRQASREERLKTLGESGANLLDSLLVDGDVVGLAWGDTLGTMAETIGSFRKRDTVFVPIVGGPGKMHVKHHINTIVYNFARAFKGKAQYIDAAAIVTSADAQKDIRESAYLQDVLKLWEEMTVAVIGIGAHVRSSNLVWSGFIGEAEQQLLAKKQAIGDILSRFYTIDGKEVQTPIRERTIAVELDRLKENRATVAIAESKEKVPSIIGGLQGGYISHLITDEETAIELIKWKENP, from the coding sequence ATGAAATGGCAAGAGGAACGCCAACTAGTCATTGTCGCAAAGCTGTACTATGAGGAAGCGCTTACGCAAAATGAAATTGCTAAACGGCTAGGCCTTTACCGGACAACGGTGACAAGAATGCTGCAAAAAGCGAGGGAAGCCGGAATTGTACAAATTAAAATTGCCAGTACACAGCGCCTTCGCGTTGATTTGGAAGCAAAGTTGGCCCGCATGTTCGGCATTCGCGAGGCGGTGATTGTCCCGGTAGACCGTCAGGCGAGCAGAGAAGAGCGCCTAAAAACATTAGGGGAATCAGGAGCGAATTTGCTCGACAGCCTCCTCGTTGATGGCGATGTCGTCGGCCTTGCATGGGGAGACACCCTTGGAACGATGGCTGAAACGATCGGTTCTTTTCGAAAACGTGACACCGTTTTCGTGCCAATCGTAGGCGGTCCTGGCAAGATGCACGTCAAGCATCATATTAATACGATTGTCTATAATTTCGCCCGTGCCTTTAAAGGCAAAGCACAGTATATCGATGCTGCGGCTATTGTGACGTCAGCCGACGCGCAAAAAGACATTCGCGAATCAGCTTACTTGCAAGACGTTTTAAAGCTTTGGGAGGAAATGACCGTCGCTGTCATTGGCATTGGTGCCCACGTCCGTTCATCCAATTTGGTTTGGAGCGGCTTTATTGGCGAAGCTGAACAGCAGCTGCTTGCGAAAAAACAAGCGATTGGCGATATTCTTTCCCGTTTTTACACAATTGATGGCAAAGAAGTGCAAACGCCTATAAGGGAACGGACGATTGCGGTTGAGCTAGATCGTTTAAAGGAAAACCGGGCTACAGTGGCGATCGCCGAGTCGAAAGAAAAAGTACCTTCGATCATAGGCGGCTTGCAGGGAGGCTACATTTCCCACTTGATCACAGATGAAGAAACAGCGATCGAATTAATAAAGTGGAAGGAGAATCCGTA